TAACCTGTTCCACCTAATCTGCCGTTATCTAATAATGCTTGAATACTTTTTAATGTTTGAACGCTTCTATTGCTTTGCATCCAAATTTTGTCAACAAAATCAGGAGATGGTGTATGTAAAACCGACTTATCTATTGTTTTACATTGGTGATTGAGCAGATATTGTGCTTTTTCTTCTCCTAGTAATGAACTGTAATTACTCATGATTTGTTTTTTTGCAAATATAAGCTTTGCTAGACAAAATCAATAATTGCTTAAAAGATTTTTAATGCAACATAGTAAGAAGCTGTTGATACTAGTGCCGCAAGTAGACTTCCCCAAAGTATATCTACTACTGTTACAATAAATGGCCACTGTTTTATAGTTGCCATATTGGTTAAATCGTAAGTTGCGTAGCATAAAAATCCCAAAAATGCACCATTTAAAAATACTTTTAATACTGATTGATGTGTTATACCTGGAAGAATAACAAAGTGCATTAATCCGACTATGTATACTACATAAAATAAAATAGCTACATAATAGTTAAAATAATTATTAAGTATAAAATATAATTTTGTTTTATAGAAGTTTTTTGCAATAACTCCTAGCCAAATTCCATCAAGTAATAAATAAATTACTAAAGTTGAGATAAACAATAACAAGTATTTCATAGTATAAATATACACCTAAAAACAGAATAGTTATTACGCAAAGTCCTGCTATACATTTTTACCTACGCTTAGAGACTCTCGAGGAAAAAATTTCAGAAGGAAACTTCTTACACCACAGCATATCAC
Above is a genomic segment from Chitinophagales bacterium containing:
- a CDS encoding DUF2177 family protein gives rise to the protein MKYLLLFISTLVIYLLLDGIWLGVIAKNFYKTKLYFILNNYFNYYVAILFYVVYIVGLMHFVILPGITHQSVLKVFLNGAFLGFLCYATYDLTNMATIKQWPFIVTVVDILWGSLLAALVSTASYYVALKIF